The DNA segment aatttattgcaTTAGGATATACAGAATAAAATTAAATGTATTTGAATTctcatcaaataaataattttaaaaaaatatgaaatcctAATTTAGCTAATGTTTAAATAACcatgtgaaaaagaaaaagaaaagcgttggtctgattttttatttagagtaggtcttttgtgagacggtctcacgaatctttatatgtgaaacgggtcaaccctaccgatattcacaataaaaagtaatattcgtagcataaaaagtaatactttttcatgaatgacccaaataagatatcccaAAACACGACGTCAGACCGTGTCACATaaattttaacttttatttattgGTATCGGATAACTCAATCATAGGAAAATCAATTTTCATTCAAGAATTTATTAATCTGAGActgaattaattatatttatctaTATACTTGTGAGAGTGAAGGGGTGAGGGGTGAGGGGTGAGGATCCAGCCAGTTTCCCTAGTtctcaaattctcaaattagTCCGCCCAAAAAATGCTATAATTCCAGTTGTCTACCGAATCGGACAGCATATAATGCCGAAGCATTCGACGACGGGGATGATTTCGGTCCAGAAGAAATGGCCGTTGATGATATTGCTCTGCGTCGCCCTCTCCACCGCCATTGCCTTCTTCATCGGATCCTCGTTCAATTCTTGTAATTCTTCGGAGTACGGAAACTTTAGCCCTCGAATCGATACAGTCGAACCGGAGATCGGCGGCGGCGTGAAGAAAGGAGAAAACCCTCTCAGTTTCATGAATTCGAAGCTTGTTCTTTTGGTTTCCCACGAACTCTCGCTCTCCGGTTAGAACTGATCGATTTAATACTTGTTTCGACATTTTTGTTTGAAGCGCGATTATTTAAATTCTAAAGAAGTGGCATTTTTCCCCTTTGAAAAAGACCAGATTTTTTCCgctttaatgaaaaatatggtGATCGTTATTCTGTTTCTAAAGTTGTTTGCTTAATAGTTTgcttcaagatttttttttatcttgaattTGAGACTGAAATTAGGTTTTATTCATTTCAAAATGTTATGAATAAGAGAACGCAGGGTAGACATTTTAATTAGCAATAATGTTTCACAGGCGGGCCTTTACTGCTGATGGAACTTGCGTTTTTGTTAAGAGCTGTTGGCACGAGAATTGTCTGGATCACCAATCAGAAGCCTACGGAACCCGATGAAGTGATCCACAGTTTGGAGCAAAGAATGGCAGACCGAGGAGTGAAGGTATGTTGAGGTTCATGTAGTGGGATATGGCTAAGGCAGTTTTGGTTTGAATCTGGTTTTACTCTAATGCGTCAGAATCATCTGAATTAAGTTTCTCGTTCATGAAGGTTTTGCCTGCAAAGGGGCAGGAAGCTGTTGACACAGCTCTCAAAGCTGATTTAGTCATTTTAAATACAGCCGTGGCTGGGAAATGGCTGGATGCTGTGCTCAAGGATAATGTGCCTCGTGTGCTCCCAAAGGTTTTGTGGTGGATTCATGAAATGCGAGGGCATTACTTTAACCTGGAGTATGTTAAGCACCTCCCTTTTGTTGCAGGTGCCATGATTGATTCACATACCACTGCTGACTATTGGAAGAACCGGACNCCTTCAAACTCAAATTCAAGTATTCTGCATCAATTCTTAGTTTTAAACTCCATAGCAGAtcaaaatcagtttgaaaaccaGCATTTTGTTGATTGTGGATCACAATCTCACTCTCTGCCTTTAAACATGCAATCACTTGGTGAAAGAATGCCTAGATCTGTAGACCTTCTCCATGCCCCACAATTGTCAAATGAATCTGTTTCAAGACATGGTACTAGGTCTATGAATCTTCTTGAAACATCAGCAGCCCACCAAGCTCAAAGACTTTCACTTTCTTTAGGCTCTGTCATGGATCCTGGATACATCATTTATTACAATACCGTGCTCGACAGAGCCACAAGTGATTATTGTTTTGCTGGAACTGGATGTGCTTTTATCTCATCCGCTGCAATGGGAAGCTCCAAGTACTTGAAACCAGCTCAGTCCCTCCTTGAAGAAATGGTTAATATTGGAAGCAAGGAAATTGATTCAAGCAACAAGAAATATATGGAGAAATTATCACGCCGCTGCCAAAGTGGGTCTTTCGGGTACAATGAAGAGCTGTCTGAGAAGCCTGGATCTTGTGTTCATCTTCTAAAGTTTCTTGCACTACTACCAGAGGTTAATCCGATCTTTTAAGCATTTTTAGTCCGGTTAAATCTTAGACATCTTGGCCCATCTACGTGCCATGTTCATGTTCGAGCTATAATTGAAACCTTCCTCGAGCATGTAATTGCATGATTTTTCTCATTTGACTAGAAAGAGGTGACTTCCCAATCAAAGCTCAAAAGATCAACTATTTTATGCCGCTTTTGAACAAATAATATTTCCTCCAAGTTCaacttgaaatttatatttttgaacaTATACGATTTTGgcttgattttatttcaaattttaattagaaCATATAATGCGAAGAAATGTTCCAAACTAGTTTTTGCACACCTATGGTAATGAACTCTAGCTTTTGGGGCTACTATAGACACTACATTTCTTATCATTCTTCCATGAAACTAAGGTGGAGAGAAGATACGAGGAATACTATAATCATATGGAGGAATTGGTGTCATGTTTTGAGGCAATAGCAGGGCTAGGAGCTGGAAAATCTTACACCGCTCTGGCTCTTCAAGCCATGTCCAAACACTTCGGCATCCTAAGAAACGCGATATTGTCTCAAATTCGTGCCTCGAAACGAAAGATGGAAGCAGACATGCCAAGAATCAGTTCAAGATTAGGCCAACTAAGT comes from the Primulina huaijiensis isolate GDHJ02 chromosome 8, ASM1229523v2, whole genome shotgun sequence genome and includes:
- the LOC140983490 gene encoding uncharacterized protein, producing MPKHSTTGMISVQKKWPLMILLCVALSTAIAFFIGSSFNSCNSSEYGNFSPRIDTVEPEIGGGVKKGENPLSFMNSKLVLLVSHELSLSGGPLLLMELAFLLRAVGTRIVWITNQKPTEPDEVIHSLEQRMADRGVKVLPAKGQEAVDTALKADLVILNTAVAGKWLDAVLKDNVPRVLPKVP
- the LOC140983487 gene encoding BEL1-like homeodomain protein 11 isoform X1, which translates into the protein MQSLGERMPRSVDLLHAPQLSNESVSRHGTRSMNLLETSAAHQAQRLSLSLGSVMDPGYIIYYNTVLDRATSDYCFAGTGCAFISSAAMGSSKYLKPAQSLLEEMVNIGSKEIDSSNKKYMEKLSRRCQSGSFGYNEELSEKPGSCVHLLKFLALLPEVERRYEEYYNHMEELVSCFEAIAGLGAGKSYTALALQAMSKHFGILRNAILSQIRASKRKMEADMPRISSRLGQLSLLDQKSRHNRATLQQQQLGITQSWRLIRGLPENSVMILRAWLFEHFLHPYPNDSEKLVLASQTGLSKNQVSNWFINARVRMWKPMIEQMYKEEFGDSSIESDELLTITAQGIGDLC
- the LOC140983487 gene encoding BEL1-like homeodomain protein 11 isoform X2, translated to MPRSVDLLHAPQLSNESVSRHGTRSMNLLETSAAHQAQRLSLSLGSVMDPGYIIYYNTVLDRATSDYCFAGTGCAFISSAAMGSSKYLKPAQSLLEEMVNIGSKEIDSSNKKYMEKLSRRCQSGSFGYNEELSEKPGSCVHLLKFLALLPEVERRYEEYYNHMEELVSCFEAIAGLGAGKSYTALALQAMSKHFGILRNAILSQIRASKRKMEADMPRISSRLGQLSLLDQKSRHNRATLQQQQLGITQSWRLIRGLPENSVMILRAWLFEHFLHPYPNDSEKLVLASQTGLSKNQVSNWFINARVRMWKPMIEQMYKEEFGDSSIESDELLTITAQGIGDLC